The Pseudomonas extremaustralis genome contains a region encoding:
- a CDS encoding histidine phosphatase family protein — translation MQATRLTLICHAVTPLQKQGRFPDDESVAMDWQNAALSLADRYPKQPRLLCAPEARARQTAALYAGEAEIEEALRDGDFGHWKGVDIGRLDSDELHTWLTDSASAPHGGESVDQMCARVAQWMKTLETQPGHIVAITHPFVIRAALLYVMQFPLSMFYRIDVEPLSATELRFNRVWRLRLETHA, via the coding sequence ATGCAAGCCACCCGTTTGACCCTTATCTGCCATGCCGTTACGCCCCTGCAAAAACAGGGGCGTTTTCCCGATGACGAATCGGTGGCCATGGACTGGCAAAACGCGGCGTTATCCCTGGCCGATCGCTACCCGAAACAGCCGCGTCTGTTGTGCGCGCCGGAGGCGCGGGCGCGGCAGACGGCGGCTTTGTACGCGGGGGAAGCGGAAATTGAAGAGGCCCTGCGCGACGGCGATTTCGGGCATTGGAAAGGCGTGGACATCGGTCGCCTCGATAGCGATGAGTTGCATACCTGGCTCACGGATAGCGCCAGTGCGCCCCACGGCGGCGAGTCGGTCGACCAGATGTGCGCGCGGGTGGCGCAGTGGATGAAAACCCTCGAGACCCAACCGGGGCACATCGTGGCCATCACCCACCCCTTTGTGATTCGCGCTGCGTTGCTGTACGTCATGCAGTTCCCGCTCTCGATGTTCTACCGCATCGACGTCGAGCCCCTGTCCGCCACCGAGCTGCGCTTCAACCGCGTATGGCGCCTGCGCCTGGAAACTCACGCC